One genomic region from Dehalobacter restrictus DSM 9455 encodes:
- the ablB gene encoding putative beta-lysine N-acetyltransferase, whose translation MNIDQDECKNLYTNFSGVDMYVDYRNKRLKILSHSLLSELIIKEIIDYSKKENLGKIIANCYKQDLSLFEECGFVAEGVIDGFFQGEDATCMSLFLDTKRKNSLYEEKENRIIDYCVKNTNKFELTKNKNYTIRQAVPDDIPQIIQLFQTAFETYPTPIFSREYLQKVMQDHILYMVAEEEGKIISIASADLDKQHMNAEITDCATYPKYRGRNILSELIFQLETHLKRNGFATAYSLSRANNLGINRSLSKLGYMYRGRLINNCHICGGFEDMNIWVKTLK comes from the coding sequence ATGAATATAGATCAAGACGAATGTAAAAATTTATATACAAACTTTTCGGGTGTGGACATGTACGTGGATTATCGCAATAAAAGGCTTAAAATATTGAGTCATTCTCTTTTGTCTGAGTTGATAATCAAAGAGATTATTGATTATTCCAAAAAAGAAAATCTGGGTAAGATTATTGCGAATTGTTATAAACAAGATCTTAGTCTCTTTGAGGAATGTGGGTTTGTAGCAGAGGGGGTTATCGACGGTTTTTTTCAGGGAGAGGATGCAACTTGTATGTCCCTTTTTCTTGATACGAAGCGCAAAAATTCACTCTATGAGGAGAAAGAAAACAGAATTATCGATTATTGCGTTAAGAATACCAATAAATTCGAGCTGACTAAGAATAAAAACTATACGATAAGGCAGGCCGTGCCGGACGATATTCCCCAGATAATTCAGCTTTTTCAAACGGCATTTGAAACCTATCCAACTCCTATTTTCAGCAGAGAGTATCTTCAAAAAGTCATGCAGGATCATATTTTGTATATGGTAGCGGAAGAAGAAGGAAAAATTATCAGTATTGCTTCGGCGGATCTTGACAAACAACACATGAACGCTGAAATAACTGATTGCGCCACTTATCCAAAGTATAGAGGCAGAAACATATTAAGCGAATTGATATTCCAACTGGAAACACACTTGAAACGCAATGGCTTTGCTACAGCATATAGCCTTTCAAGAGCTAACAATCTTGGAATCAACAGGTCTTTAAGCAAGCTGGGGTATATGTATCGGGGTAGACTAATCAACAACTGCCATATTTGCGGCGGTTTTGAAGATATGAATATTTGGGTAAAAACTTTAAAATAG